The Bombus fervidus isolate BK054 chromosome 1, iyBomFerv1, whole genome shotgun sequence genome includes a window with the following:
- the LOC139985661 gene encoding uncharacterized protein, which produces MELLVWQGNHTAFLTPTTHILTKHGNPREYSAILPTLYNIDGIWHKFTPKPTEAIEPQELRPNTHQTWQYSAPSSLARSGIYNQSDLDTLRNHVMFPAEKTAILNTIARGAAGKAIVSGTVNILGVMDETTLTTIARNTASKLWNGLIEFDTISAAILGIFITLKLTKTIADIVIQGNQLRETYGCGIALLGAICGLVTHLLLYIKRRHNTED; this is translated from the coding sequence ATGGAATTACTCGTTTGGCAAGGAAATCACACAGCATTCTTAACGCCTACGACTCATATTTTAACTAAACACGGAAACCCCAGAGAATATAGCGCGATACTACCAACACTATATAACATCGATGGAATTTGGCACAAATTCACACCAAAACCAACAGAAGCAATAGAACCACAAGAGCTACGGCCGAACACACACCAAACGTGGCAATATTCCGCGCCATCATCATTAGCCAGAAGTGGAATATACAACCAAAGCGACTTAGATACACTTCGAAACCATGTCATGTTTCCAGCAGAAAAAACGGCAATCTTGAATACTATAGCTAGAGGAGCGGCAGGAAAAGCAATCGTATCGGGAACAGTAAACATTCTGGGGGTTATGGATGAAACCACGCTAACAACAATAGCAAGGAATACAGCGTCAAAGCTATGGAACGGCCTTATTGAATTTGATACAATTAGTGCAGCAATACTTGGAATCTTCATAACATTAAAGCTAACCAAAACAATAGCAGATATAGTTATACAAGGAAACCAACTACGCGAGACTTACGGATGTGGTATCGCCCTACTCGGAGCAATATGCGGTTTAGTCACCCACCTATTACTATACATAAAAAGAAGGCACAACACTGAAGATTAA